From Onychostoma macrolepis isolate SWU-2019 chromosome 05, ASM1243209v1, whole genome shotgun sequence, one genomic window encodes:
- the tncb gene encoding tenascin isoform X1, giving the protein MGMRGLLLACVALAMLVHLSSAGLVKRVIRHRRESLSPTTENLTLPSPDQPVVFNHVYNINVPSGSLCSVDLDSPGTTPVKPKPANLQSDQHIEHTTDGENQIVFTHRINIPKQACGCDNHMPDLKDLLNRLEMLEAEVSSLREQCTSGTGCCSAQVTAGEITTKPYCSGRGNYSTETCSCVCEPGWKGVNCSEPECPNFCQDQGRCEDGKCVCFEGFGGEDCSIELCPVDCGENGECIDGACICTEGFIGEDCSLTNCLNNCLGRGRCVDDECVCDEPWTGFDCSELICPNDCYDRGRCDNGTCYCEEGFTGEDCGELTCPKNCNHHGRCVNGQCVCNIGYSGDDCSKLTCLNDCNQRGHCFNGKCICDPGFEGEDCSILSCPDNCNDRGQCVNGECICDDGFEGDDCSELSCPNNCHDHGRCVNGKCICKVGFAGEDCSIKTCPHDCHGRGECVDGKCICHDGFAGEHCGIKNCPHHCHGRGQCVDGKCICHHGFAGEDCSIKTCPSHCHGRGQCVDGKCICHHGFAGEDCSIKTCPSHCHGRGQCVDGKCICHDGFAGEDCSIKTCPNHCHGHGQCVDGKCVCNEGFAGEDCSIKTCPNDCHERGKCVDGKCVCHAGFAGEDCSIKTCPNDCHERGKCVDGKCVCHDGFAGEDCSIKTCPNHCHGHGQCVDGKCVCNEGFAGEDCSIKTCPNDCHERGKCVDGKCVCHDGFAGEDCSIKTCPNDCHERGKCVDGKCVCHDGFAGEDCSIKTCPNDCHEHGQCVDGKCVCHAGFTGHDCSELTCPNNCHNRGLCVNGQCVCNSGFTGEDCGTKTCPNNCQDRGYCEDGKCICSEGYAGEDCSVLTCPANCNDQGQCLNGMCICDLGFTGDDCSEISPPRDLTVTEVDPETVDVAWVNEMLVTEYLITYVPTAPGGLEMEMKVSGEKKTATIRELEPGIEYLISVFAVLNSKMSVPVSARIATHLPEPEGLKFKSVKETAVEVEWDPLNIPFDGWNLIFRNTKEEDGEILNSLTPPETTFEQSGLGPGQEYEVKLEVVKNNTRGTPASKNVVTMIDAPSQVDVRDVTDTTALITWFQPVAQVDGISVSYGPITDIDRNTIELSSMDTQYHLAELYPDTEYEVSLMARRGEMTSFPVYGTFTTDLDAPKHLKAVEQTDESITLEWKNSISGVLNYRVKYGPLSGGEHGELVFPSGLQDTTQAKITGLRPGTEYGMGVTSIKEERESLPATTNAVTDIDAPKDLEVSETTETTLTLVWRRPVAKIDTYVLVFTSADGTETELEVPGAANTYILTDLSPGMLYTISLTAKRGRKMSVPATLSASTDEEKPQVGNITISDVSWDSFSVSWELDRGEVEGFLVEVSDPDGLSDGQNHTLSSQEFSLAVTDLSPSTFYRVTLYGLYKGELLDPVFAEAITETEPEVEHLSVSDITPHSFKLTWTAPEGIFDTFTLKVVDSNGLGQPLQISVSGDKRTEAVTGLNEDTEYEIELFGIILGRKFQPILAVARTGLGTPKGIRFSDVTDTSATVHWTLPHTHVDSYRVTYVPVQGGSPMTLRVDGGESQAMLPNLTPGVTYQVTVIAVKGLEESEPGSDRVTTALDKPRGLTAVNITDTEALLLWQPSIATVDGYVITYSADSVAPVMERVSGNTVEFEMSSLTPATLYTVKVYAVREAAKSAATTTEFTTDVDAPQNLAASNVQTESAMLTWKPPRADISGYILSFESADGIVKEVVLSPTATFYSMSQLTSSTEYTVRLQAIAGPKRSRIISTVFTTIGVLYKHPKDCSQTLLNGETTSGLHTIYLRGDESQPLQVYCDMTTDGGGWIVFVRRQSGKVEFFRNWKNYTAGFGDLNDEFWLGLSNLHKITSSGQYELRVDLRDKGESAYAQYDKFSVSEPRSRYKVHVGGFSGTAGDSMTYHHGRPFSTYDNDHDIAVTNCALSYKGAFWYKNCHRVNIMGRYGDNSHSKGVNWFHWKGHEHSIEFAEMKIRPTNFRNFEGRRKRS; this is encoded by the exons ATGGGGATGCGAGGCCTGCTACTGGCCTGTGTGGCATTAGCCATGTTAGTTCATCTCTCTAGTGCTGGCCTGGTGAAAAGAGTAATTAGACACAGAAGAGAATCACTGTCACCGACCACTGAGAACTTGACCCTCCCAAGTCCTGATCAGCCTGTGGTTTTTAACCATGTATACAACATCAACGTTCCCTCTGGATCCCTGTGCTCTGTGGACTTGGATTCACCTGGAACAACACCAGTGAAGCCAAAACCGGCGAATCTGCAATCTGACCAACACATAGAACACACCACGGACGGAGAGAATCAGATTGTTTTTACGCACAGGATTAACATTCCCAAGCAAGCTTGCGGTTGTGATAAccacatgcctgacctgaaggATCTTCTTAACAGGCTGGAAATGCTGGAGGCAGAGGTATCCAGTCTAAGAGAGCAGTGCACCAGTGGAACAGGCTGCTGTAGTGCTCAGGTTACAG CAGGTGAAATCACAACCAAACCCTACTGCAGTGGCCGCGGAAACTACAGCACTGAGAcctgcagctgtgtgtgtgagccCGGTTGGAAGGGAGTCAACTGCTCCGAGCCAGAATGCCCCAACTTTTGCCAGGATCAAGGCCGCTGTGAAGATGGCAAGTGCGTCTGCTTCGAGGGCTTTGGTGGTGAGGACTGCAGCATCGAGCTGTGCCCTGTGGATTGCGGTGAGAATGGAGAGTGCATCGACGGGGCTTGCATCTGCACGGAGGGCTTCATCGGTGAGGACTGCAGTTTGACCAACTGCCTAAACAACTGCCTTGGCAGGGGGCGCTGTGTGGATGACGAATGTGTATGTGACGAGCCTTGGACGGGCTTTGACTGCTCCGAGCTCATCTGTCCCAACGACTGCTACGACCGTGGCCGCTGTGACAATGGAACCTGCTATTGTGAAGAGGGCTTTACTGGGGAGGACTGTGGGGAGCTTACCTGCCCCAAAAACTGCAATCACCATGGCAGGTGTGTCAATGGGCAGTGCGTCTGCAACATTGGCTACAGCGGAGATGACTGCTCCAAGCTAACCTGTCTCAATGATTGCAATCAGAGAGGGCACTGCTTCAACGGGAAGTGCATATGTGATCCTGGGTTTGAGGGTGAGGACTGCAGCATTCTTTCCTGCCCTGACAACTGCAATGACAGGGGACAGTGCGTCAACGGTGAGTGTATTTGTGATGATGGATTTGAAGGTGATGACTGCTCTGAGCTTTCCTGCCCCAATAACTGTCACGATCATGGCCGATGTGTCAACGGGAAGTGCATTTGCAaagttggctttgctggagaaGACTGCAGCATCAAGACCTGTCCACATGACTGCCATGGACGTGGAGAGTGTGTCGACGGCAAATGCATTTGCCATGATGGCTTTGCTGGAGAACACTGTGGCATCAAGAACTGTCCCCATCACTGCCATGGACGTGGGCAATGTGTGGACGGCAAGTGCATTTGCCACCATGGCTTTGCTGGAGAAGACTGCAGCATCAAAACCTGTCCCAGTCACTGCCATGGACGTGGACAATGTGTGGACGGCAAGTGCATTTGCCACCATGGCTTTGCTGGAGAAGACTGCAGCATCAAAACCTGTCCCAGTCACTGCCATGGACGTGGACAATGTGTGGACGGCAAGTGCATTTGCCATGATGGTTTTGCTGGAGAAGACTGCAGCATCAAAACCTGTCCCAATCATTGCCATGGACACGGACAGTGTGTAGATGGCAAGTGTGTTTGCAATGAAGGTTTTGCTGGAGAAGACTGCAGCATCAAAACCTGTCCCAATGACTGTCATGAGCGTGGAAAGTGTGTGGACGGCAAGTGCGTTTGTCATGCTGGTTTTGCTGGAGAAGACTGCAGCATCAAAACCTGTCCCAATGACTGTCATGAGCGTGGAAAGTGTGTGGACGGCAAGTGTGTTTGCCATGATGGTTTTGCTGGAGAAGACTGCAGCATCAAAACCTGTCCCAATCATTGCCATGGACACGGACAGTGTGTAGATGGCAAGTGTGTTTGCAATGAAGGTTTTGCTGGAGAAGACTGCAGCATCAAAACCTGTCCCAATGACTGTCATGAGCGTGGAAAGTGTGTGGACGGCAAGTGTGTTTGCCATGATGGTTTTGCTGGAGAAGACTGCAGCATCAAAACTTGTCCCAATGACTGTCATGAGCGTGGAAAATGTGTGGATGGCAAGTGTGTTTGCCATGATGGTTTTGCTGGAGAAGACTGCAGCATCAAAACATGTCCCAATGACTGTCATGAGCATGGACAGTGTGTGGACGGCAAGTGCGTTTGTCATGCTGGTTTTACAGGCCATGACTGCAGCGAGTTGACTTGCCCCAATAACTGCCATAACCGAGGACTTTGTGTAAATGGCCAATGCGTGTGTAACAGTGGGTTCACTGGGGAGGACTGTGGTACAAAGACATGTCCCAACAACTGCCAAGACCGTGGCTACTGTGAAGATGGAAAATGTATCTGCTCTGAGGGCTATGCCGGTGAGGACTGCTCTGTTCTGACCTGCCCAGCAAACTGCAATGATCAAGGCCAGTGTCTGAATGGAATGTGCATATGTGATTTAGGCTTCACTGGCGACGACTGCTCTGAAA TCTCCCCACCCAGAGACCTGACTGTGACTGAGGTCGATCCAGAAACAGTGGACGTTGCCTGGGTCAATGAGATGCTCGTGACAGAGTATCTTATCACCTATGTGCCTACGGCTCCTGGCGGTTTGGAGATGGAAATGAAAGTTTCTGGTGAAAAGAAGACAGCCACTATTAGGGAGCTCGAGCCTGGCATAGAGTACTTAATCAGTGTCTTTGCTGTCCTGAACAGCAAGATGAGTGTCCCTGTCAGCGCCAGAATAGCCACAC ATCTTCCTGAACCTGAGGGTCTGAAATTCAAATCGGTTAAAGAGACCGCAGTAGAGGTTGAGTGGGACCCCTTGAACATCCCCTTTGATGGCTGGAACCTCATCTTCAGAAACACA AAAGAAGAGGATGGAGAGATTTTGAACTCTCTCACCCCTCCCGAGACCACCTTTGAGCAGTCCGGCCTTGGACCTGGACAAGAGTATGAAGTCAAGCTTGAGGTCGTAAAGAACAACACCCGTGGAACCCCAGCCAGCAAGAACGTTGTCACAA TGATTGATGCTCCCAGCCAGGTGGATGTGCGTGATGTGACAGACACTACAGCCCTTATCACCTGGTTTCAGCCTGTTGCCCAGGTGGATGGGATCTCTGTGTCCTATGGCCCAATCACAGATATAGACAGGAACACAATCGAGCTTTCCTCCATGGATACCCAGTACCATCTGGCTGAGCTGTACCCTGACACCGAGTATGAGGTCTCTCTCATGGCCCGCAGGGGAGAGATGACCAGCTTTCCGGTATATGGGACCTTCACAACAG ACCTTGATGCCCCCAAGCACCTCAAAGCAGTTGAACAGACAGATGAGAGCATAACTCTGGAGTGGAAAAACAGCATATCTGGTGTCCTCAATTACCGTGTCAAATATGGCCCACTTTCTGGAGGGGAGCATGGAGAACTGGTCTTCCCCAGTGGCCTGCAAGATACCACTCAGGCTAAAATCACTG GCCTTAGGCCTGGGACGGAGTATGGAATGGGAGTGACGTCAATCAAGGAAGAGCGTGAGAGTTTGCCTGCGACGACCAATGCTGTGACTG ATATTGATGCTCCCAAAGACCTTGAAGTAAGTGAGACCACAGAGACCACATTGACACTGGTTTGGAGAAGGCCGGTCGCCAAAATCGACACCTATGTGCTAGTGTTTACATCCGCGGATGGCACAGAAACTGAATTGGAGGTACCTGGTGCTGCCAATACCTACATCCTGACTGACCTGAGTCCCGGCATGCTGTACACCATCAGCCTGACTGCCAAGAGAGGAAGAAAGATGAGTGTGCCAGCCACTCTGTCAGCATCCACAG ATGAAGAGAAGCCTCAGGTGGGCAACATCACCATCTCTGATGTGTCCTGGGACAGCTTCAGTGTGTCCTGGGAGCTGGACAGAGGAGAGGTTGAAGGCTTTCTGGTTGAAGTATCTGACCCAGATGGCTTATCTGATGGCCAGAACCATACTCTATCCAGCCAGGAGTTCAGCCTGGCTGTCACTGACCTCTCCCCTAGTACTTTCTACAGGGTCACACTGTATGGGCTGTACAAGGGAGAGCTCTTAGATCCTGTCTTTGCTGAAGCCATCACAG AAACTGAACCTGAAGTGGAGCATCTTTCGGTCTCGGACATCACCCCGCACAGCTTTAAACTGACATGGACAGCACCAGAAGGCATCTTTGATACATTCACTCTCAAAGTCGTCGATTCTAACGGCCTGGGCCAACCTCTCCAGATCAGTGTGTCTGGAGACAAGCGAACAGAAGCAGTGACAGGTCTTAATGAAGATACGGAGTATGAAATCGAGCTCTTTGGGATCATTTTGGGACGGAAATTCCAGCCCATTTTGGCTGTGGCTCGAACAG GTCTGGGAACACCCAAGGGGATACGCTTTTCTGATGTGACAGATACATCGGCTACTGTTCACTGGACTTTGCCCCATACCCATGTAGACAGCTACCGGGTCACCTATGTGCCCGTTCAGGGTG GCAGCCCTATGACATTGAGAGTAGATGGAGGAGAGTCTCAAGCCATGCTGCCTAATCTGACCCCTGGAGTGACCTACCAGGTCACTGTCATCGCTGTGAAGGGCTTGGAGGAGAGCGAACCAGGATCTGATAGAGTCACGACAG CCCTGGATAAGCCACGAGGTCTGACAGCAGTCAACATCACTGACACTGAAGCTCTGCTGCTGTGGCAGCCGTCCATTGCTACTGTGGATGGATATGTCATCACTTACAGCGCAGACAGTG TGGCTCCAGTGATGGAACGGGTGTCTGGGAACACTGTGGAGTTTGAGATGAGCTCCCTCACACCTGCCACCTTATACACTGTTAAAGTCTATGCTGTCAGAGAGGCAGCCAAGAGTGCCGCAACCACCACAGAGTTCACCACAG ATGTTGATGCCCCTCAGAATCTGGCTGCCAGTAATGTTCAAACAGAAAGTGCCATGTTGACATGGAAGCCACCAAGAGCAGACATCAGTGGGTATATCCTCAGCTTTGAGTCCGCTGATGGCATTGTCAAG GAGGTTGTCCTTAGCCCCACGGCAACATTTTACAGCATGTCTCAGCTGACTTCCTCCACAGAGTACACAGTCAGACTGCAGGCCATCGCTGGGCCAAAGAGAAGCAGAATCATCTCCACAGTCTTCACCACCA TTGGAGTACTGTACAAGCATCCTAAAGACTGCTCTCAGACTCTGTTAAATGGAGAAACAACCTCAGGCCTGCACACTATTTACCTGCGTGGAGATGAGAGTCAGCCTCTGCAGGTCTACTGTGATATGACCACTGATGGAGGCGGCTGGATT GTGTTTGTGAGACGCCAGAGCGGTAAAGTGGAGTTTTTCAGAAACTGGAAGAACTACACTGCAGGCTTCGGTGACCTGAATGATGAATTCTGGTTGG GTCTCTCTAACCTCCATAAGATCACCTCCTCTGGGCAGTATGAGCTGCGTGTGGACCTCAGAGATAAGGGCGAGTCTGCATATGCGCAGTATGACAAGTTTTCAGTCTCAGAACCACGCAGTCGCTACAAAGTGCATGTTGGAGGATTCAGCGGCACTGCAG GTGACTCAATGACGTATCACCACGGACGTCCATTCTCGACCTACGACAATGACCACGATATAGCTGTCACCAACTGTGCTCTGTCTTACAAGGGAGCTTTCTGGTACAAAAACTGTCATCGAGTGAATATAATGGGAAGATATGGAGACAACAGTCATAGCAAG GGTGTAAACTGGTTCCACTGGAAGGGTCATGAGCACTCTATCGAGTTTGCAGAGATGAAGATCAGGCCCACCAACTTCAGGAATTTTGAGGGGAGAAGAAAGCGATCGTAA